CTGTCTGGCATGGTTTGAGCTGTGCTGAATCTAAATGAGAAGCACACATTCATTTGTGTTTCAGTTGAAGTGTTTCAGTGACACCTGGGAGCCTCAAAAGCTTGAGTGGAATGTGCCTTTAACCATGGAAGCTTTGTTAGgagcaagtgaaaaaaataaaataatgtaaaatttgtTTGGATGTTGCCTATTTATTAAAGCGTATTTTAGTACAAAATACTTGAATGAGCATTAGTTGTTAACTGACAACCCTTTCTTAGTAATAACACGATGCCCTTGTGCAGTAGTGACAATGCACTGAAGGCATATAGCATGAACAGACTTTCTGAAAGGGGTGCTATGCATGTTAGTTTTGCAACTGCTTTGTCAAGCCCATTTGTCAATGATTCTAGTGTCTCCTAGGACACTGGGAGCTCTAAGGTAGTTGCAATTTTTTGTCCACTTAAAGTCATTCATGTCTGCACATCTTTGCATGTAAGTAgagcttttctcttcctctagGTAAAAGAGGTAAAGAGGTACTACAACATCTCTTTTCCATCTTTGTTGTCTTACCAAAGATGAAGCCCCTgccattttcattatttaatagccttctctttctgaagaaataaagaactttAACACTTTGCAGTCTTGCTAAGACAGATCTTAAAGGGAGGTTGTATTCAATAATCATCCCCACTAAActcaacaaaaaataattgaaaataattgcTTGGGCACTGATCATTAATGGCTTCCAAAGCAGTACTACTGAGAGCATCACTGATTTTAACATTATGTCCCTACATAATGTTAAGCCATTATGTAGAAGCCACACCCCACTGCAAGAATTTTCTTAACATCAAGATCGATAACACTTCCCGTGCAGCAGAAACTCTCCTCTGACTCCTTCATTGGTATTTCTTACCTACCAAGGTTACCATTGCATGGCAGTGAGCTGTGAGGAACAGCTGCTGGCTGTTAACCCATGCCTTCAGTGACTGGGTGTGGGCAAGATCACCAGAGTGcttgtttccatttctgaattACGGTATAATGAGGGTAATTTCCTGCTCTGTAACCAGCTATATTCAGAGAAGACAATCTTGAGGTGAACACATAGAAGGACTCACTGGAAGGAGTTGTCAGTATCCCAGtgcatgacatttttattactgttgaCTTCAAAGTAACCTCTAACAAAGCCAAACACATTTTAATGGTGCCGTCTCTAGTGTGCTGTTTCAGAGTAATTTACAGTGCTACCCATCTGAGTCTGCACGTGTCTTAGCATTTTAGCTCAGattaaaagtgtgttttttaaagGGAATCTCTGGGTAATGCCCATGTTCTGGGCCTTAGTTTGCTTAGTGGACCAGTGTGTAAGCTTCTGAATTAAAGCATATACACTCTAATTACTCCAACATAGTCCTATAACTCTGTGTGCTCAGCCAACAGGACTAAACTAGAGACAGTGTGAAGTAAAACCCTCCAAAAGGCAGGTAAGTTCACTGTTGGGCCCTTaaggagaatcacagaattgtaggggttggaagggaccccaagaggtcatcaggtccaacccccttgccaaagCAGGTAAAAATCCTCCTACACTGTAGTTACATTGGGCTGGTTTTCTTGCAAGACTGTGCATAGGCTGTGATAGAGCTACTGTTCTTCCTGTTGTGTGCAGGTGCTGGATAATAAAAATCCTATTAATGATAATCATGATTAATCGTTTAATGATTAATGATTAATCATGATTATCATTAATAGGATTTTTATTATAAGTGATCTCTTTCAAAATAGTATGTTCCTGTGGAGACTGACTTTCAAGGACTGAGGTGGACAAGTTGTTGGCTACTGCATTTTCAGTATGTGAGAAGGCAGCAAAAAGGGAGTTGGTGATGAAGAGATCCGTAGGACATGTTCCTGTTCCTGTGACTACAGGAACATGTCCTACGGATCTCTTCATCACCAGTATAGACATTCTGTAGGcaaacaaaaatagtaataaataatggcttataaaaataaaccataaaTGATTGTATATATAATCCTTATAATTCTACTTTTACACCAttatttatatgattttttttaatgtcagaaatATGTGATAGGCTCTTTAGGAATAGAAGGCTACTGTTTAGTCACTTTCAATTATATATCACTTCTTAGTGATGCTCCTTCCACCTTGTCTATGCAGTTggttctttttgtctgtttacaTATGTGAGAAAAgcacttatttttattccaatatCAGAATTCCAATATATGACTTGAATGGAGATACAGGTGAGCTGGGATATCAAGACTGAGTTAAATTTTGATCAAAAGTTTAAGTTCCTAAAAATTAAGTTAGGAAACTTTTAAGGCACCTTTTTGCCTGCCCAATCCTGAGTTTTATCTTCCAGAAATTAAGTAAAGCAGAGTTAGTGGCCTGCCCCAAGTTAGCTCTGCACAAGAAGTAGGGTGGGGGAGTCTCCTGAAAATAACGTCACTGTGGGGTTCTTTCTCACAGTGACTTGAAAAATCCTGCTACATTTCCAGTCTTTTAGCCAGCTATAAGAATAAATGCAAAGGGAGAGTGTTGCATCCTGATATacgtatgtatgtatgtatatataaatcataaaataataacCATGGCTTAGTGTGAGTATCTGTGGTGTTTCTCGATGTTGGTTGGCTGCTGGGTGCCTACCTCGCCTCCTCAAGAGGACAGGGAGAAAACTGTGAGAAATCTCATGGGTAGGGTAGAGATGAAGACAAGGTGATTCCTTAGCAGTTACAACCACGGGCAAACAAACTTGACTGGGAGAAGATCAGTTTATTGCCAAATAAAAACAGGGCAGTGAGAAGCACAGGCACAGCTCtaaaacaccttcctcccacctccctctTCTTCCCAGGCTCAACTTTACTTCTTCATTCCTGACTCCTCTGAGTGGtgcaggagggatggggaacAGAGGCTGTGATCAGTCTGTAACACTTCGTTTCTTCCGTGTCTTCCACCTCACACTTTTTGCCCGCTGCAGTGTGGAGCCCCTCCCATGTGACACAGTCCTTCGGAAACCACTCCAGCACGGGTCCTTCCCATGGGCTGCGGTTgagaactgctccagcacacaTTGTTTCCGTGGGCACAGTTCATCTAGAAAAGTCTGCACCAGCGTGGGTCCCTCAAGCTACAGTTCCTGCCGGGagtctgctccagcacaggcttTCCATGTCTGCATCTTCAGGATGTAACCGTCTGCTCTGGTGtggggtcctccacaggctgtaGCACAAAGATCTGTTCCGATGTGGTCTACCACGAACTGCAGGGGcactgctccaccatggtcttcACAGAATGCAAGGCTCTGCTGTAATgcttggagcacctcctcccccttcctttttcctaTCTTGATGTCTGAAGGGTTGTTTagctcacattttctcactcctcgttctcacagctgctgcacattttgttttacccttttgtaaatatgttttcacaGGTGCAGCCAGCTTTGTTAACAGGCTTGGTGTTGTCCCACAGTGGCTCTGTTTTGGGCCAGTTGGAACTGCTTGTGTCTGGCAAGGGGTCAGCTCctggcctcttcttgcagaagcCATCCCTGCAGCTTCCCCACTGCCAAACACTTGCCACATAAACTCAACACAATATATGTCATGCTTCCTCATAAAGGATGTTGATTCTATACAGTTTTACACCAAAAGCATTATATTGAATTGCCAGAGGGGAATGTGTCTCTGTTTCACCTTTCGTGTGTTACAGTAATTTGATTACgaagttttcttctttgggCTCTCTTCTTCAAAGCTGCCATCCTCTTCAGCTGCTTTATGCTCTTCTTTATCCAGACTGCCTACACTTGAATCAGTTTGGGTCTGACAGAAGTGCAAAGTGAAAGTACCTGTGTGTCTGATAAGGTCTGAGTTACTAACTCTGTCTGCAGTGCTTTCAAAATATCCGGGATTGCCCATTAAACTATTGCATGTGTGACCCTGTTGCTTATGTTTCATAAATACTCCAGTATTCACAGCAGTCTGCAGGCATCGTCTGCCACATATATTGAATAAAAACGATAGTAGGTGACTTTTCATAACAGCTTAGCTCATATGGACTAGCCCCAGTTGTTCCCAGTTACAACAGTCTGAACCCCCTCTTAAGCTGCATGGCTTAGAAAGTTGTAACAACAGCCTCTTCGTAACGtgattgcatttgttttccttgtaacTCTCTCCTCCAAGGTTTCATccaagtttttttaaaaaatagcctCACTTTTCTTCCCCACCTGCATGAACTCAAATGCAGATGATAAGCAATACAaatgaaatgtaagaaaagCCCCTGTCTACCTCTGAGCAATTTGTGCGGCAAGTATAGTCTATTTTCTACTATACAGAGTTCCCTGGGCTGTTATCCATGTTCTTGACACCCAGTTTCAAAGAGACTGTATTCTGTCCCTGTTCTCACAGATCGTCCTACAGAAGTATGAGGGGTGATGCACTTGAGTAAAACTGCATCTTctacaaaaagcagaattttgtaCGTGGGTTTTGATGGTCATGACCTTCACTTCAAAGAACAACATATATTTAGTCTGGCTTGATTTTTGGTCACCTGTTTGCTGttcagcatggaagaaaaatctttgcaagGAAAAAGATTCTTAATGTCTGCCAGAAACATGATTACAAGCTTTGTTTATGCCCCTTAAATGTCCCCTTGGGCATACAGTCGATGAGTAACTTCTCAAGTGACCAAGGTCACTTGCCTTCTTGCTTTAGTTGCATTTTCTGGAGTCTTTTTTGCGAGGTGAAAGGATCCGTTGTGAATGCTCGGGGCTAATCAGCTGGTGAATCTCACAGGTTTCCAGCTTTTGCTCCTTGAGAGATTCCAGTTCTAaccaatttaatatttttatatatataaacatatatgttTGCCTAATGTAGACTAATCacacattaaataattttgttgttgttgcagaaTACCTGTTGCTGATGAGGCAAGAATTAACATGAAAACAAGTATTGTTAGTGTAATTGTGGGTCAAGGCactcttttcaattttttttcctgagttttcttatatatgttagaaaaaatatattcattttaaaagatccTGACATTTGAAGGCAAAACTTGAAAAACTATCTAGTTATTCAGAGCAACTACTTTTTGTAGGTGCATTAGAgacctttgttttctgaaaattcaaCACAGCTGGATAATGTGCATCCAAACAGGAGTTGTGCATTGAAAAtctttgtcttatttttctttgcttataaTACGCAGCAGCCCACTGGGAGtgtatttcttatttcaaagCAAGGTATCAACttagcttcttttctttttgatgttgCCAGTCCCTAGGTGAGCCTTCCTTTCTGAGAAGAGGTTCTGCGTGATAAAGCACATACCTGaatcaaaacacaaaatgatgTAAGAACAAAGGAGGGGAGACCAAAGCACCTTTAGTTCATTTAGGAGGAACAGTATGATTCTTTGGCTGGCAACCCTGAACAGTCCCTTGTGTGAACTGAATAACAGAACACTACAGTGATTAGATTATTCCAGTTAGCATTAAAACCAATGACAGAACAAAGGCTTGGCTGTAAGGTTAGCTATAGTTCAAATTTTTCAACAATATATGGTTGAAAAGAAGAAGTCTATTTATACACAATTTCAGGATTTTCTTTGCCACCCCTTTGATTGTTAAATTGGCTGTAGaagttttaatataaatgtaagTCTTCATTGCCAGCTGGGAGGAATGAGTGAGGAAGGGTAGCACAGAATGAGCGTGTGACCAAAtggaaattgattttaaaaagatctCCATAAGTATATGTAAGGCCAAGATCATTAAAGTACTTttatagatatacatatatattttatttttatccctcCAATGCAAACACCATGTTTCAGAACCaattatttgtgtttgaaaGATATCAGAATTCAAACCAGCTGGTGATGAACCAAGCTGTAGTATTCGGTAGATGTTACAGAGAGATTTACAGTTTCTGAAAGGAGCTGGACtgatttgattttgatttttagttGCTATAAGTATTTCAGCTGTGCTGCGAGTTGGCTTTCTGGAAGATGAGATACTTACCTATAAACAGTACTAGCAGGTATGTTTTCAGAACATAGGGGAAGTAGATTGAGAAGGCGAATGGTAATGGTAGCTTGATGGAGTATGTCCCAAAGGTTTCAAAATAAGGCAGCGATACGTAGATTGCAAATGCTGTAACATAACACAGGAAATCTTTAGTCAAAAGGAGGTGGAAGATCATCAAAAAGCTTCATGTAAAAAAGCCAGTTACCTGGAAGGCACAGATTGCCTTATTATATACCGAATTTAGCGTATTGTTTGTATGCATATGTACATGctattttctccttgagttCAGTTTCATAGGTCTGAGATGCCAATTGTTCTTAACACTAGAATTAGTAAAGTTTACTGTTCAATAACAAATTCTGCCACTGCCATAGCTGCATCGTTGGCAGTTTGATCTCAGTGGGGACATTTGCTGGTGTGTGATAAGCAACTAAGCATGGCCTAAGCTGCTAGTGTCAGGTTCAGTGGGGGAACGGGCAGCTTTGCTATTTGTAGGCTAATGTGGTCAGTCTGGAATGGGGAATTTGTGTGTCTTTCAAGGAGCTATTTTGTTTATCCAGAGAGATAAGTGTTTTCCTGTactgttaaaaagcaaacagaacctcaaataaggagaaaaaaaaaaaagtacagaaaagagGGAGATAGGTGATACAGAGGTTAATAAGACAGTACATAAACATTTATAAGTACTTTGGCAAcacaaaatatcttaaaaacacaaatgacGATCAAACTGATCACATTTTATTGGAGAAGATTAATGAAGCAAGTGGTTTGTCCCCTTCctatagagtcatagaatcatagaacggtttgggttggaaggggccttaaagaccCACCACCAATTCCAGCATCCCCAGGGACACCGACCCTTAAACCAGgagctcaaagccccatccagcatGGCCATCTCCTTACCTTTAGCCAGAACAGAAAGGGGGTAGAGCAGGATACAGAGTGAGAAGTTCAGCCACGTCAGTGGTAGGTAGTATATTCCTGTCCTTGCTAACATGTTGTAAGTGTACCTGCAGCAACAGAAGACCAGATGACTCAGAAGGAACAAGCATGTAAAGAATGTTTATTTATAAGCATCTTTATAAGCTTCtttctatttaaagaaatactatTGAAGAATCTGAGGCAGTTGCAGAAGAGTGTGGAGGTGAACATCTGAGAACCTTTCAGAGCAGATCTGCAGAAATTTTGTTCAGGCCAGCTGGTATTCAGGTCTGAAAATTCATTGTTTCAGAAGCCTTGTCTGCGGTGCTACCTAGAGCAGTCAGACAGCAATACAGCCCTCCAGCCCAAAGGTGTTCTCAGAAAACAACAAGATTTCACATCAGtccatcagaaaacaaatttcagataGGGTTGTTACAACTGAGAGGGGCATATAGTGTCTGACTGTTGCTTGGGATTGACAAAATGCTGATTTACGACTGCTGAAATGGCTAAAGCACTGGTGGAGGAGGCTAAACAGTGAGATAATAAAAGGTACTCACTCTTCTGTAGCACAACAGCTGCCCCTCCTCCAGGCATCAGGAGGAGTCACTGGTTAAAAAGCAGCTACAGTCCAATgcaatgcagcttttttttttttttttttttttttttttttttaatgtgggtGTTGATGTTGCGCACTAGGAGACCAGGATTTCAGTCTCCAAAAGTGATCTAATGAGCGTGTATGATCTACAAACAAACTAGTGGTTTTCCAGATACTGGAGAAACTTATCTGAtcacttttttggggggggttatTTGGAAGGCTCTTTGACCTGTGGTCATGCTAGACATATCTAAAAAAAGATTTGTAAGCCACTGTTAGCCAGAACTGTTTCTGACAGATAGAGCCagcattaaatacattttctgtacaTGCCTTGTATTCGTTCATTTGACTACTTGTGTATTATTCCCACATTGTAGAAGAGGAGTTTGATAGGCTGGAAACATACCATCTTCTCTCAGGCTTGCCCTCCACAACCTCCAGAttgtctccatttttttcattactgtttttaaGGGATAATCTCAACCTAGCACAAAAAGGAGACAGGTACTTCCTTTCTCTATACCTTATTGGACTGTTTATGGTATAAGCAAGAAAGCTCAAATATGGGAAGCTTCACAGTATATGCCCTCAGTATATCTTCAGCCATAATGCATAGGATATGTACGTCCCTGAAGAATGAAGAATTTATAATACTTTAGGACCAGTATGCTGACAGATGGGATAATTTCCAGCGTACTTTTAGACGTGTTGCTTTGGTTGCTAGGGTTCAGCACAGATGCtgtaaaataaaccagaaatgATTTCTAATTCACTGTGAGTTATTTTATGCATTCTTGTTTGAATTGTTTATTTGCTGCTTCAGACCACAGTATTTTGCTTATTAAAGAGTCACTGTTATTGCTGTGATGTTGGACCATGTTCTTTAGCAATGATGGAAAATAATTATGCATTGTCAGGACCGAACAGCTAATATTTACACTTTTATTTACACTTTTGGCCTCTCCATATCTGCacagaatgttttcatttgagaTTAAGTTCTACTTTTTTAGCTTTataaaattcaaaaagaaatggaatgGAGTGATAAGCGAAATAATTCAGACATAGTAATTTACTAACACATGTAGTACAAATAGTCTGAAGCTGACTTAAAATCTTTCTTATCAATACTAACAGtcgttttcctttttcagctcTCTTTTGTAACACACATTTCCTCTGCTGCCCAAATCCATATTCCCCAGTCAGTcctgaaaataatgtattcaAAACAGCAGAGAGCTATTTTAACAGGTGGTATGTAACACATAAAGATATTTGCTTCTGCATGGCGGCTGTCATGAGGGCTGTGTCTTGTTTGAACAGTTGTTAACTCCATACAGCTTCCTTGTAAGTCTACAAACTGAGATCCACAGAGGCttaaataacatttgaaaaatgttattgacTGCAGATATCAATGCAAAAATCATCAAGATAGaattttcaccatcacattttaCCAGGGAGAGGGACTGGACACCTTTCACTGTACAAAACTTTTGGGATAAAAATCCTGGACTGTGTTCCTATCTATTTTGCCTCATGTGAGTTCTCTCTGTGGTGTGATTTATGTCCAACTATATTAAAACTCTCACTCTCTGCAGCAGGTGCTCCTTGGCTGTTTGAAAAGCACAGTGCAATTAACCCAGAATAATCTTTTGGTCTTAGTAAGAAGTTCTTCGTGTGCTGCCTTACCATGCTGTCAGCCTTGCATAAACACATTAcgttaaaataaaatgatgtgctcttaaatattaaatacatgaTTGTAAATCAGTTTGGGAAATTACCGCTCCTCAGGAGATAGTTGTGATTCCCttacacatttttaagaatGTCAAACCCTTTGAACTAGAAATATTAATGCAGTGATTTGTGTAAAATCACACTGTCTCTTTGATATGGCAATTATTCTAAAAATCAATAGGTAGCTTACGAGGTCCAActtcttctttaaaatcaataatGTGCTTTTCTGACAATTTTGATATAGTGAAATGATGAGCATGCAACatgggtggggggggaggggagagctcTGCTTGCAAGAATTAACCATGTTCCCTTCACAATTTCACCATTGACTTCTTACCTGACCACATCTAATaaattccaaaggaaaaataaaacacacacgATGTATTTCCCTTGAACTTCTTCCTGACTGTTGATCACgacaaataaaacaattattctcTCAGTgatctgaaagggaaaaagaattgTGAATTCACATGCCATCTTCTGTAGCTCTCATTTCAGTGTCATTTTGGCAAAACAGGAGGACACAGGTCAATCTGATTTGTTTTACACAGGCTCCAATGAACATGCATTTCTTGGCATACCTTTTGTTCAAGACCCCATGGGTACCCACCTCAGGGCAGtgtgatcacagaatcacagaatatcctcaATTGGAAGGGAAccccacaaggatc
The sequence above is a segment of the Aythya fuligula isolate bAytFul2 chromosome Z, bAytFul2.pri, whole genome shotgun sequence genome. Coding sequences within it:
- the HACD4 gene encoding very-long-chain (3R)-3-hydroxyacyl-CoA dehydratase 4 yields the protein MNTYLFVYDLMQFCGHSWIFTNMIIRFMSFGKDSLADTFYSIGLVMRLCQMLSVLEILHILIGIDKSRFFPRFLQITERIIVLFVVINSQEEVQGKYIVCVLFFLWNLLDVVRYTYNMLARTGIYYLPLTWLNFSLCILLYPLSVLAKAFAIYVSLPYFETFGTYSIKLPLPFAFSIYFPYVLKTYLLVLFIGMCFITQNLFSERKAHLGTGNIKKKRS